In Streptomyces sp. NBC_00569, a single genomic region encodes these proteins:
- a CDS encoding ABC transporter ATP-binding protein, giving the protein MSTAAAEQPHGLAEAGDVAARARGLTKAYGSGETAVLALDSVDVDIARGRFTAVMGPSGSGKSTLMHCLAGLDSVSAGQVWLGDTEITGLRDKELTRLRRDRIGFMFQSFNLIPTLNAAENITLPMDIAGRTPDAEWLKQVIDTLGLGDRLGHRPAQLSGGQQQRVACARALASRPELIFADEPTGNLDSRAGLEVLGFLREAVDDLRQTVVMVTHDPGAAGHSDLVLFLGDGRLVDEMPRPTAEAVLERMRLFTGGNPHNSQP; this is encoded by the coding sequence TTGTCCACAGCGGCAGCAGAACAGCCCCACGGCCTGGCGGAGGCGGGCGACGTCGCCGCGCGCGCCCGGGGCCTGACCAAGGCGTACGGGTCAGGTGAGACCGCCGTCCTCGCGCTCGACTCGGTCGACGTGGACATCGCGCGCGGCCGGTTCACGGCGGTCATGGGCCCCTCGGGGTCGGGCAAGTCCACGCTGATGCACTGCCTGGCCGGTCTCGACTCGGTCTCCGCGGGCCAGGTGTGGCTCGGGGACACCGAGATCACGGGCCTGCGCGACAAGGAGCTGACGCGGCTGCGGCGCGACCGGATCGGCTTCATGTTCCAGTCCTTCAACCTCATTCCGACGCTGAACGCGGCGGAGAACATCACGCTGCCGATGGACATCGCGGGCCGCACCCCGGACGCGGAGTGGCTGAAGCAGGTCATCGACACGCTGGGCCTCGGCGACCGGCTCGGACACCGTCCCGCGCAGCTCTCCGGAGGCCAGCAGCAGCGGGTGGCCTGCGCGCGGGCGCTCGCCTCGCGACCGGAACTGATCTTCGCGGACGAGCCGACCGGGAACCTGGACTCGCGTGCGGGCCTCGAGGTCCTCGGGTTCCTGCGCGAGGCCGTGGACGACCTCAGGCAGACCGTCGTGATGGTGACGCACGACCCCGGCGCCGCGGGCCACTCCGACCTGGTGCTCTTCCTCGGCGACGGCCGTCTCGTCGACGAGATGCCGCGGCCCACGGCGGAGGCGGTCCTGGAACGGATGCGTCTGTTCACCGGGGGCAACCCCCACAACTCCCAGCCGTAG
- a CDS encoding toxin-antitoxin system HicB family antitoxin encodes MAKTQLNVRVDEDTARAARERALARGVSVNRYIEELVRQDAGELGRTFVEAAADFMKQYESVFAEEFGAEREGRR; translated from the coding sequence ATGGCGAAGACTCAGCTGAACGTACGGGTGGACGAGGACACCGCCCGAGCCGCGCGTGAGCGTGCGCTGGCACGCGGCGTGAGTGTGAACCGGTACATCGAGGAGCTGGTCAGACAGGACGCGGGCGAGCTCGGCCGGACGTTCGTCGAGGCGGCCGCCGACTTCATGAAGCAGTACGAGTCCGTGTTCGCCGAGGAATTCGGCGCGGAGCGCGAAGGCCGACGCTGA
- a CDS encoding fic family toxin-antitoxin system, toxin component gives MIAEQKTPGDPQVTDWGALIAAVSRHEAEIFGTAVYDSPQARAAALLQLLLHVPALERSNAMFASAVAYAYLVASGLKVATSPDQVRELARLVKDGGATVHDIAEELRRWSL, from the coding sequence ATGATCGCCGAGCAGAAGACCCCCGGAGACCCCCAGGTGACCGACTGGGGCGCGCTCATCGCCGCCGTCAGCCGGCACGAGGCGGAGATATTCGGGACCGCCGTGTACGACAGCCCACAGGCGCGGGCCGCCGCACTGCTCCAGCTGCTCCTCCACGTCCCCGCCCTCGAACGCTCGAACGCGATGTTCGCGTCGGCCGTCGCGTACGCCTATCTCGTCGCGAGCGGTCTGAAGGTCGCCACGTCGCCCGACCAGGTCAGGGAACTGGCCCGCCTGGTCAAGGACGGCGGGGCGACCGTGCACGACATCGCGGAGGAACTGCGCAGATGGAGCCTGTGA
- the bioD gene encoding dethiobiotin synthase — MTVLVVTGTGTEIGKTVTTAAVAAAALAAGRSVAVLKPAQTGVGPGERGDADEVTRLVGGGVTAVELARYPEPLAPATAALRAGLPPVRPHEVAEAAAKLATDHDLVLVEGAGGLLVRFDADGGTLADAARQLGAPVLVVAAAGLGTLNSTALTTEALRARDLTPLGVVVGSWPEHPDLAARCNLADFPEVSGTKLLGAIPEGAGARPDFRESAPSWLAPELAGTWDAAAFAASAYPR, encoded by the coding sequence ATGACGGTACTGGTGGTCACGGGGACCGGAACCGAGATCGGCAAGACGGTCACGACGGCGGCCGTGGCGGCCGCCGCGCTGGCCGCGGGGCGGTCGGTGGCCGTCCTGAAGCCGGCACAGACCGGGGTCGGGCCCGGTGAGCGCGGCGACGCGGACGAGGTGACGCGCCTGGTGGGCGGCGGGGTGACGGCCGTCGAACTGGCGCGGTACCCCGAGCCGTTGGCGCCCGCGACGGCCGCGCTGCGCGCCGGCCTCCCTCCGGTGCGCCCGCACGAGGTGGCCGAGGCGGCGGCGAAGCTGGCGACGGACCACGACCTCGTCCTGGTCGAGGGCGCGGGCGGCCTGCTCGTGCGGTTCGACGCGGACGGGGGCACGCTCGCGGACGCCGCCAGGCAGCTCGGAGCGCCGGTCCTCGTCGTCGCGGCGGCGGGGCTCGGCACGCTCAACTCGACGGCCCTGACGACGGAGGCCCTGCGCGCCCGGGACCTGACGCCGCTCGGCGTGGTCGTCGGCAGCTGGCCGGAGCACCCCGACCTCGCGGCCCGCTGCAATCTCGCGGACTTCCCCGAGGTCTCGGGGACGAAGCTCCTCGGAGCGATCCCGGAGGGGGCCGGTGCACGCCCCGACTTCCGTGAATCCGCGCCGAGTTGGCTGGCCCCGGAGCTGGCGGGCACCTGGGACGCGGCGGCGTTCGCCGCGAGCGCGTACCCCCGGTGA
- a CDS encoding adenosylmethionine--8-amino-7-oxononanoate transaminase: MPERPGPAVSGLPVPELLDLDRRHVWHPYGPMPGRQEPLVVESAAGVRLRLAGDGGENGQGAELVDGMSSWWSAIHGYNHPVLNEAVRDQLGRMSHVMFGGLTHEPAVGLAKRLVDMSPEGLEHVFLADSGSVSVEVAIKMCLQHWRSLGRPEKRRLLTWRGGYHGDTWQPMAVCDPEGGMHELWSGALPRHVFADAPPTEYEQAYADHLHELIGRHAHELAAVIVEPVVQGAGGMRFHSPAYLRVLREACDAHDVLLVFDEIATGFGRTGALFAAEHASVTPDVMCVGKALTGGYMTLAATLCTARVADGISRGDVPVLAHGPTFMGNPLAAAVACASIDLLLGQDWATEVKRIESGLRDSLGAASELPGVRDVRVLGAIGVVQLDHEIDMAAATRAAVREGVWLRPFRDLVYTMPPYITGDEDLARIGRAVCAAAREG; encoded by the coding sequence ATGCCTGAGCGGCCCGGGCCCGCGGTGTCGGGGCTGCCCGTGCCGGAGCTACTCGACCTCGACCGGCGGCACGTCTGGCATCCGTACGGTCCGATGCCGGGGCGGCAGGAGCCGCTGGTCGTCGAGTCGGCGGCCGGGGTTCGGCTGCGACTGGCCGGCGACGGCGGTGAGAACGGTCAGGGCGCCGAGCTGGTCGACGGGATGTCGTCGTGGTGGTCGGCGATCCACGGCTACAACCACCCCGTGCTCAACGAGGCGGTGCGCGACCAGCTCGGCCGGATGAGCCACGTCATGTTCGGCGGGCTCACGCACGAGCCCGCCGTCGGGCTCGCGAAGCGTCTTGTCGACATGTCGCCGGAGGGACTCGAGCATGTGTTCCTCGCCGACTCGGGCTCGGTGTCCGTCGAGGTCGCCATCAAGATGTGCCTCCAGCACTGGCGTTCCCTCGGGCGGCCGGAGAAGCGCCGCCTGCTGACGTGGCGCGGCGGCTATCACGGCGACACCTGGCAGCCGATGGCGGTCTGCGACCCCGAGGGCGGCATGCACGAACTGTGGTCGGGGGCCCTGCCGCGGCACGTGTTCGCCGACGCGCCGCCCACCGAGTACGAGCAGGCCTACGCGGATCATCTGCACGAGCTGATCGGGCGGCACGCCCATGAGCTGGCGGCCGTGATCGTGGAGCCCGTGGTGCAGGGCGCGGGCGGGATGCGGTTCCACTCCCCCGCGTATCTGCGGGTCCTGCGCGAGGCCTGCGACGCGCACGACGTGCTCCTCGTGTTCGACGAGATCGCCACGGGGTTCGGCCGGACCGGAGCGCTGTTCGCCGCGGAGCACGCGTCGGTGACGCCCGATGTGATGTGTGTCGGCAAGGCGCTGACCGGCGGCTACATGACGCTGGCGGCGACGCTGTGCACGGCGCGCGTGGCGGACGGGATCTCGCGGGGCGACGTGCCGGTGCTCGCGCACGGGCCCACGTTCATGGGGAACCCCCTCGCCGCCGCGGTGGCCTGCGCCTCGATCGACCTCCTGCTCGGGCAGGACTGGGCGACGGAGGTCAAGCGGATCGAGTCGGGGCTGCGGGACTCGCTCGGCGCCGCCTCGGAGCTGCCCGGGGTGCGCGATGTGCGCGTGCTCGGCGCGATCGGTGTCGTACAGCTGGACCACGAGATCGACATGGCGGCGGCCACGCGGGCGGCGGTGCGCGAGGGCGTGTGGCTGCGGCCGTTCCGCGACCTCGTGTACACGATGCCTCCGTACATCACGGGGGACGAGGATCTGGCACGGATCGGCCGCGCGGTGTGCGCGGCCGCTCGGGAGGGCTGA
- the bioB gene encoding biotin synthase BioB codes for MDLLNTLVDKGLRRELPSREEALAVLATSDDELLDVVAAAGKVRRQWFGRRVKLNYLVNLKSGLCPEDCSYCSQRLGSKAEILKYTWLKPDEASKAAAAGVAGGAKRVCLVASGRGPTDRDVDRVSETIGAIKEQNEGVEVCACLGLLSEGQAERLRGAGADAYNHNLNTSEGTYGDITTTHTYADRVDTVQKAHAAGLSACSGVIAGMGESDEDLVDVVYSLRELDPDSVPVNFLIPFEGTPLAKEWNLTPQRCLRILAMVRFVCPDVEVRIAGGREVHLRSMQPLALHLANSIFLGDYLTSEGQAGKADLDMITDAGFEVEGTDQVTLPEHRGGPCGSDAEAGCGSGAHAACGSGAASACGSGEGCGSHEEAAESPVAEVPEARTDLVAVRRRGAGTDLAPNA; via the coding sequence ATGGACCTGCTGAACACGCTGGTGGACAAGGGGCTGCGGCGCGAGCTGCCGAGCCGCGAAGAAGCGCTCGCCGTTCTGGCGACTTCCGACGACGAACTGCTCGATGTGGTGGCCGCGGCCGGCAAGGTGCGGCGGCAGTGGTTCGGGCGCCGGGTGAAACTCAACTATCTGGTGAACCTCAAGTCGGGCCTGTGCCCCGAGGACTGCTCGTACTGCTCGCAGCGGCTCGGGTCCAAGGCGGAGATCCTCAAGTACACGTGGCTCAAGCCCGACGAGGCGTCGAAGGCCGCGGCCGCCGGTGTCGCGGGCGGCGCGAAGCGGGTCTGCCTGGTGGCGTCCGGGCGCGGCCCGACGGACCGCGACGTCGACCGTGTCTCGGAGACCATCGGCGCGATCAAGGAGCAGAACGAGGGCGTCGAGGTGTGCGCCTGCCTCGGTCTGCTCTCCGAGGGCCAGGCCGAGCGGCTGCGCGGTGCCGGCGCCGACGCGTACAACCACAACCTCAACACCTCCGAGGGCACGTACGGCGACATCACGACGACGCACACCTACGCGGACCGTGTCGACACGGTGCAGAAGGCCCACGCGGCCGGTCTGTCCGCGTGCTCCGGGGTCATCGCGGGCATGGGCGAGAGCGACGAGGACCTGGTCGACGTCGTCTACTCGCTGCGCGAACTCGACCCGGACTCGGTGCCGGTCAACTTCCTGATCCCCTTCGAGGGCACCCCCCTCGCCAAGGAGTGGAACCTGACGCCGCAGCGCTGCCTGCGGATCCTCGCGATGGTCCGCTTCGTCTGCCCCGACGTCGAGGTGCGGATCGCGGGCGGCCGGGAGGTGCACCTGCGCTCGATGCAGCCGCTGGCGCTCCACCTCGCCAACTCCATCTTCCTCGGCGACTACCTGACGAGTGAGGGCCAGGCGGGCAAGGCGGACCTGGACATGATCACGGACGCCGGGTTCGAGGTCGAGGGCACCGACCAGGTGACGCTGCCCGAGCACCGGGGCGGGCCCTGTGGTTCCGACGCGGAAGCGGGCTGCGGTTCCGGCGCGCATGCCGCATGCGGTTCCGGCGCGGCTTCGGCCTGCGGTTCCGGTGAGGGCTGCGGCTCCCACGAAGAAGCCGCGGAGTCCCCGGTCGCCGAGGTCCCCGAGGCGCGCACGGACCTGGTCGCCGTACGCCGCCGGGGTGCCGGTACGGATCTCGCGCCCAATGCCTGA
- a CDS encoding 8-amino-7-oxononanoate synthase, producing the protein MAGSPFGWIDEQERVRRGAGLVRTLRPRPSSNPLLDLASNDYLGLTRHPEITGGAADAALRWGGGATGSRLVTGTTELHAELERELAEFCGFEAALVLSSGYAANLAAVTALAPHGSLIVSDASNHASLIDGCRLARGATQVVPHADPDAVRKALDTHQGPAVVVSDSVFSVDGDAAPLAELAGVAREFAAGLIVDDAHGLGVLGDGGRGAPQAAGLSGADDTVVTVTLSKSFGSQGGAVLGPARVIDHLVNTARTFIFDTGLAPAAAGAALAALRLLRREPERAERARTVASSLHELLTAEGLQAVRPDAAVVSVRAPSPEEAVRWAADCREAGLAVGCFRPPSVPDGISRLRLTARADLTGDQIAEAVRVISRNAPDSAFTATS; encoded by the coding sequence ATGGCGGGATCGCCGTTCGGCTGGATCGACGAGCAGGAGCGCGTGCGTCGCGGCGCCGGACTCGTCCGCACGTTGCGCCCCCGCCCGTCGTCGAACCCCCTCCTCGATCTCGCGAGCAACGACTACCTCGGCCTCACGCGCCACCCCGAGATCACCGGAGGAGCGGCGGACGCGGCGCTGCGCTGGGGTGGCGGCGCCACCGGCTCGCGGCTCGTCACGGGCACCACGGAGCTGCATGCCGAACTCGAGCGCGAACTGGCCGAGTTCTGCGGTTTCGAGGCGGCGCTCGTCCTGTCGTCCGGCTACGCCGCGAACCTCGCCGCCGTGACCGCTCTCGCCCCGCACGGCTCACTGATCGTCTCGGACGCGAGCAACCACGCCTCCCTCATCGACGGCTGCCGGCTCGCCCGCGGCGCGACCCAGGTCGTCCCGCACGCCGACCCCGACGCCGTCCGCAAGGCACTCGACACGCATCAGGGACCGGCCGTCGTCGTCTCGGACTCCGTCTTCTCGGTGGACGGCGACGCCGCTCCATTGGCCGAACTCGCGGGAGTGGCAAGGGAGTTCGCGGCAGGCCTGATCGTCGACGACGCGCACGGACTCGGTGTGCTCGGCGACGGTGGCAGGGGCGCGCCGCAGGCGGCGGGGCTCTCGGGCGCCGACGACACCGTCGTCACCGTCACCCTCTCCAAGTCGTTCGGCAGCCAGGGCGGCGCCGTTCTCGGTCCGGCCCGGGTGATCGACCATCTCGTCAACACCGCACGGACGTTCATCTTCGACACGGGCCTCGCGCCCGCGGCGGCCGGCGCCGCGCTCGCGGCCCTGCGCCTGCTGCGCCGTGAGCCCGAGCGGGCCGAAAGGGCCCGCACCGTGGCCTCTTCGCTGCACGAACTCCTCACGGCCGAGGGCCTCCAGGCCGTACGGCCCGACGCAGCCGTCGTCTCCGTGCGCGCGCCGTCCCCCGAGGAGGCGGTGCGCTGGGCGGCGGACTGCCGCGAAGCCGGCCTCGCCGTCGGCTGCTTCCGTCCCCCGTCGGTGCCGGACGGCATCTCACGGCTGCGGCTGACCGCCCGTGCCGACCTGACCGGCGATCAGATCGCCGAGGCCGTACGGGTGATCAGCCGCAACGCTCCCGACTCGGCGTTCACCGCAACGAGTTGA
- a CDS encoding DUF397 domain-containing protein, translating to MSALPRYVPSAAVPSTSLHDAPWRRSSRSTGMNNCVETAPLHRGPAAGLLAVRDSKRTAGPALLFSPSAWEGFLNSLR from the coding sequence ATGTCAGCACTGCCTCGGTACGTACCATCCGCCGCGGTTCCCAGCACCTCTCTGCACGACGCGCCATGGCGGCGAAGCAGCCGAAGCACCGGAATGAACAACTGCGTCGAGACGGCTCCCCTGCACCGCGGCCCTGCGGCCGGACTCCTCGCCGTGCGCGACTCCAAGCGCACGGCCGGACCCGCCCTGCTGTTCTCGCCCTCCGCGTGGGAGGGGTTCCTCAACTCGTTGCGGTGA
- a CDS encoding helix-turn-helix domain-containing protein — protein sequence MKHGPAVRRRRLGAELRALRARAGLTSGETARLVGWHQSKVSRIETGRSGVKASDVRLLLDAFEVADPGLRDLLVALTGSGDDGGQHWWHAYRELLPPAYRDFISLESQACRVRTVETSVVPGLLQTPDYARAVTRAALGGLPDGQVDALVEVRIARQDVLRSASPLRLSAVLDEAVLRRSVGGPRVMAEQLRQLAAVAKLPHVRLQVLPFAAGEHVGLTGPFVVFSFPNTSDLDVVVLDHLTSSLYLERKEDLKAYTDAFETLRIHALSPGDSLDFIAGIAGAHRPPDSERT from the coding sequence ATGAAACACGGTCCGGCGGTGCGCCGCCGCAGGCTCGGCGCGGAACTGCGCGCACTGCGTGCCCGCGCGGGGCTCACAAGTGGCGAGACGGCCCGGCTCGTCGGCTGGCACCAGTCGAAAGTGAGCCGTATCGAGACCGGGCGCAGCGGCGTGAAAGCGTCGGACGTGCGCCTTCTGCTCGACGCGTTCGAGGTCGCGGACCCCGGCCTACGGGATCTGCTGGTCGCGCTGACCGGGTCGGGGGACGACGGCGGCCAGCACTGGTGGCACGCCTACCGGGAGCTTCTGCCGCCCGCCTACCGGGACTTCATCAGCCTGGAGTCGCAGGCGTGCCGGGTCAGGACGGTCGAGACGTCCGTCGTGCCGGGCCTCCTCCAGACGCCCGACTACGCGCGTGCGGTGACCAGGGCCGCGCTCGGCGGGCTGCCGGACGGGCAGGTCGACGCCCTGGTCGAGGTGCGGATCGCCCGGCAGGACGTGCTGCGTTCCGCGTCCCCGCTCCGGCTCAGCGCGGTGCTCGACGAGGCGGTGCTGCGGCGCTCCGTGGGCGGTCCTCGGGTGATGGCGGAGCAGCTGCGTCAGCTGGCCGCCGTGGCGAAGCTTCCCCATGTGCGGCTTCAGGTATTGCCGTTCGCCGCGGGGGAGCATGTCGGACTGACCGGCCCTTTCGTTGTGTTCTCATTTCCGAACACTTCTGATCTCGACGTAGTAGTTCTCGACCATTTGACGAGTAGCCTCTACCTCGAGCGGAAAGAAGACCTCAAGGCGTACACGGACGCCTTCGAAACCCTTCGGATCCACGCACTTTCGCCCGGGGACTCGTTGGATTTCATCGCCGGGATCGCCGGAGCGCACCGCCCTCCGGACAGTGAACGCACGTAA
- a CDS encoding ATP-binding protein, whose protein sequence is MADHQEASVTLPSDPASVSSARTYVGDVLAEWGMPRDAETADTVRLIVSELATNAVMHTRGQSPVFTVDVQLERDEHLRIGVTDSHPRYPKRLPAAVQQDNGRGMVIIRWLTAECGGSLSVRPTPEGGKTVWIALPWTVPVQQV, encoded by the coding sequence ATGGCAGATCACCAGGAAGCATCCGTCACTCTGCCGAGCGATCCCGCCTCGGTCTCCTCGGCCCGCACCTATGTCGGCGACGTACTCGCCGAATGGGGCATGCCGCGCGACGCGGAAACGGCCGACACGGTCCGGCTCATCGTCTCCGAACTCGCCACGAACGCCGTGATGCACACCCGCGGACAGTCGCCCGTCTTCACGGTCGACGTGCAGCTGGAGCGTGACGAACATCTGCGCATCGGCGTCACGGACAGCCACCCGCGCTACCCGAAGCGGCTCCCGGCCGCCGTCCAGCAGGACAACGGGCGCGGCATGGTGATCATCCGCTGGCTGACCGCCGAGTGCGGCGGAAGCCTGTCGGTCAGGCCCACCCCCGAAGGCGGCAAGACCGTATGGATCGCCCTGCCGTGGACGGTCCCTGTCCAGCAGGTGTGA
- a CDS encoding DUF6328 family protein: MDEDRTAGDEDAPRDPGPPSGGRDRHETPLERADRNFGELLQELRVTQTGVQILFAFLLTLAFTARFPSLDTVQRATYIATLLLAVLAAALLTAPAALHRALFRRGVKPQIVQMSSRLATAGLSVLALALAGSVLLVVDVTAGRAAGIAAGAGTFAVCAGLWGVLPRLARRSLTRAQEEGTGTPPP, encoded by the coding sequence ATGGACGAGGACCGAACCGCAGGCGACGAGGACGCCCCACGCGACCCGGGCCCGCCGAGCGGAGGCCGGGACCGGCACGAGACGCCGCTGGAGCGCGCGGACCGGAACTTCGGCGAGCTGCTCCAGGAGCTGAGAGTCACCCAGACGGGCGTGCAGATCCTCTTCGCGTTCCTGCTGACGCTGGCGTTCACTGCGCGGTTCCCGTCGCTGGACACCGTGCAGCGCGCGACCTACATCGCGACGCTGCTGCTCGCGGTGCTCGCCGCCGCGCTGCTCACGGCGCCCGCGGCGCTGCACCGCGCGCTGTTCCGGCGCGGTGTCAAGCCGCAGATCGTGCAGATGTCCTCGCGGCTCGCCACCGCCGGCCTGAGCGTTCTGGCGCTCGCCCTGGCCGGGTCCGTGCTGCTCGTCGTGGACGTCACGGCGGGGCGGGCGGCGGGAATCGCGGCGGGAGCGGGCACGTTCGCGGTCTGCGCGGGCCTGTGGGGTGTGCTGCCGCGTCTGGCGCGGCGCTCGCTCACCCGGGCACAGGAAGAGGGGACGGGCACTCCGCCCCCGTAG
- a CDS encoding C40 family peptidase — protein MTALNRVPSLLARAGTASALTLAVAGGSLLVPGAAPEAEAAPPATKALQIAASKKGSPYRWGATGPRTFDCSGLTLYSFKAAGKKLPRTAAQQYNKTRHVSASHRKRGDLVFFHSGRGVYHVGIYAGKGRIWHSPKTGAVVRLERIWTKRVWYGRVR, from the coding sequence ATGACTGCGCTCAATCGTGTCCCGTCGCTGCTCGCCCGGGCCGGAACCGCCTCGGCCCTCACGCTCGCCGTAGCGGGTGGCAGCCTGCTGGTGCCCGGAGCCGCGCCCGAAGCGGAGGCCGCACCACCGGCGACGAAAGCACTCCAGATCGCGGCCTCCAAGAAGGGAAGTCCCTACCGGTGGGGCGCCACAGGGCCGCGCACGTTCGACTGCTCGGGCCTGACGCTCTACTCGTTCAAGGCCGCGGGCAAGAAGCTGCCCCGCACCGCCGCCCAGCAGTACAACAAGACCCGCCATGTCTCCGCGTCCCATCGAAAACGCGGTGACCTCGTCTTCTTCCATTCGGGCCGCGGCGTCTACCACGTCGGCATCTACGCCGGGAAGGGGAGGATCTGGCACTCGCCGAAGACCGGTGCCGTGGTGCGGCTCGAGCGGATCTGGACGAAGCGCGTCTGGTACGGGCGCGTGCGCTAG